One Vibrio quintilis DNA segment encodes these proteins:
- a CDS encoding DUF808 domain-containing protein, producing MAGLSLLTLLDDIATTLDDIAVMSKVAAKKTAGVLGDDLALNAQQVSGVAAEREIPVVWAVAKGSLRNKMILVPVAWLLSLFAPWLIMPLLLTGGLYLCFEGAEKLAEKWLHSPVKDEDEDAGDTTELSVGEYEQKKVAGAIRTDFILSAEIIVIALGTVQNQNALNQILVMSFVALLMTAGVYGIVAAIVKLDDLGFYLERHAGQSRLLRNTGKILIHTAPRLMKLLTVVGTAAMFLVGGSLVVHQLSVVHHLLEHLLVWLPDSGIFHTPAELVAHSVTGLMLGMVLVIAVHLMKKIRGTLVKPE from the coding sequence ATGGCGGGTTTGAGTTTACTTACGTTACTGGATGACATTGCAACAACACTGGATGATATTGCCGTGATGTCAAAAGTGGCTGCAAAAAAAACAGCGGGTGTTTTGGGAGATGATTTAGCTTTAAATGCCCAGCAGGTTTCCGGGGTAGCCGCGGAACGGGAAATTCCCGTGGTCTGGGCCGTCGCAAAGGGGTCGCTGAGAAACAAAATGATTCTGGTGCCGGTGGCATGGTTACTGAGTTTATTTGCCCCCTGGCTGATTATGCCTTTGCTCTTAACTGGCGGATTATATTTATGTTTCGAGGGAGCAGAAAAGCTGGCTGAGAAATGGCTGCATTCACCTGTGAAAGATGAGGATGAAGATGCTGGCGATACGACTGAGCTTTCTGTCGGAGAGTATGAACAGAAGAAAGTTGCCGGCGCTATCAGAACGGATTTTATTCTTTCTGCTGAAATTATCGTGATTGCGCTGGGAACAGTTCAGAATCAGAATGCATTAAACCAGATACTGGTGATGAGTTTTGTCGCTTTACTGATGACTGCCGGTGTTTATGGTATTGTCGCTGCAATCGTGAAGCTCGATGATCTGGGGTTTTATCTGGAACGTCATGCCGGACAAAGCCGGTTGCTCAGAAATACCGGAAAGATATTAATCCACACCGCCCCGCGCCTGATGAAGCTGCTGACCGTTGTTGGTACGGCGGCTATGTTTTTAGTTGGCGGCAGTCTGGTGGTTCACCAGCTCTCTGTTGTACATCATTTACTTGAGCATTTGCTGGTCTGGTTACCTGACTCAGGGATTTTTCATACTCCGGCTGAGTTAGTTGCTCATAGTGTGACCGGATTGATGCTTGGGATGGTGCTGGTTATTGCCGTGCATTTGATGAAAAAAATCCGCGGCACTTTAGTTAAACCGGAATAA